Proteins from a single region of Chryseobacterium sp. T16E-39:
- a CDS encoding choice-of-anchor L domain-containing protein — protein sequence MLNRRTRSLFLALFLVLVGNFIFSQNRGQNTTLKKPSAESMKAGAFIDVNAAGYPESNYNITQLVKDVLITGGSTCTTANVSNVTVSPNLAASDADRSWGYFNKATTNFPFAKGIVLVTGFARKAGNDFQNTLSDPLPSGGDIDLATALNVNNGSLRDATSIEFDFVPSSTEVSFRYLFASKEYSTGNIFTCSIADGFALLLKKVGDPNYTNLAVLPNGAGPVSVTNIIPSSLPCGPKNAQYFDAINNPQVVTNFDGRTVPLTAKATVIPGQTYHFKIVLADYQDKNFDSAVFLEAGSFDIGVQILGPAGVALPPSINVCDNAPQVLTASVQNSTATYQWFLNNVAIPGATSSTYTATQPGVYTLQVLLAGNTCPGTATVTIVGGTSPTVQNSTLTACYAPGNAIFNLPSAQASISGTPGATFSYYANLADANAGNANTIATPTAYSSPGGQTVYVLVKNGFCSKVAQLQLIKAPQMTATIAPPTALTCANSQITLNASTSAYPPGSTFNWTTTGGNIVSGGNTLTPIVNTAGTYTLTISNTYQPGSVVCTATATVTVIGDSAPPTTTLTATKVLICAGDTVTLTASGGTTYNWTGLPGTGNTQTVTPATTTTYTVTAVGANGCVSQNPATITIVVSQPITVQNATLLKCYQPGNLTYDLTSAQPQITTVGTATFAYYVNLADANAGNANTIATPTAYSTPGNVTIYVLVKNGGCSYVVNLQLLKTAETTLTIATPQSITCTTTQLTLNASASIVPAGSTIVWTTVGGNIVSGANTLTPVVNAGGTYTLTVQNTTQPGNLSCTYTATVTVIENKTPPVATVISSHPQICVGESVTLTASGGVTYNWTGLPGNGSTQTVSPTVTTTYTVYAVGANGCISVNPATITVIVGPPVATVSASKSKICAGESVTLLASGGITYNWVGLPGNGNTQVVSPTATTTYSVYALGGNGCSSINPATITIEVVPAITSTLEDVYVCKGDTGTLDAGSGPNYTYIWSNGATTQTISTNVTGTYTVTISNGTCSKAFTAQLLNPNLPQFTNIVFENHVLTLTATNPTGGVLEYSIDGGLTWQNSNIFYNVLNNTNYNLMVRVKEAKCSTSMSYFTFVISNAITPNSDGLNDTIDFSGISDYNNFAASIFNRYGQELFKATKLEPIWRGNVKGLNLPTATYWYRVQWENPASKKLELRTGWILLKNRN from the coding sequence ATGTTAAATAGGAGGACGAGAAGTTTATTTCTGGCTTTATTTTTAGTTCTTGTAGGTAATTTTATTTTCTCTCAAAATAGGGGGCAAAATACTACATTGAAAAAACCTTCAGCTGAAAGTATGAAAGCCGGAGCTTTTATTGATGTAAATGCAGCCGGATACCCAGAATCAAACTACAATATTACTCAGTTGGTAAAAGATGTTCTTATTACAGGAGGATCTACTTGTACAACAGCTAATGTAAGTAATGTTACGGTATCTCCTAATTTAGCAGCAAGTGATGCAGACAGAAGTTGGGGTTATTTTAATAAAGCAACCACCAATTTTCCCTTTGCTAAAGGTATTGTTCTTGTAACCGGATTTGCTAGAAAAGCGGGAAATGATTTTCAGAACACCTTAAGTGATCCTCTTCCTTCGGGCGGTGATATTGATTTGGCAACTGCTTTAAATGTTAATAATGGATCCTTAAGAGATGCAACATCAATAGAATTTGATTTTGTTCCAAGTTCTACTGAGGTTTCATTCCGGTATTTATTTGCTTCAAAAGAGTATTCTACGGGAAATATTTTTACCTGTAGTATCGCAGACGGATTTGCTTTATTATTGAAAAAAGTAGGAGATCCCAACTATACCAATTTAGCTGTGTTGCCTAATGGCGCCGGCCCTGTAAGTGTAACCAATATTATACCTTCAAGTTTACCTTGTGGACCTAAAAATGCACAATATTTTGATGCGATCAATAATCCTCAGGTGGTAACTAATTTTGATGGACGTACGGTTCCATTAACGGCTAAAGCAACAGTAATTCCTGGTCAAACCTATCATTTCAAAATAGTTTTGGCGGATTATCAGGATAAGAACTTTGATTCAGCTGTCTTCTTGGAAGCCGGATCTTTCGACATAGGAGTTCAGATTTTAGGTCCAGCAGGTGTTGCATTACCTCCATCCATCAATGTTTGTGATAATGCTCCACAAGTGCTTACTGCTTCAGTTCAGAATTCAACAGCTACTTATCAATGGTTTTTAAATAATGTTGCTATTCCAGGGGCTACTAGCTCTACTTATACCGCAACACAGCCTGGTGTTTATACTCTTCAGGTCCTGCTTGCAGGAAATACCTGTCCGGGAACGGCTACTGTTACTATCGTTGGAGGAACATCACCGACGGTGCAAAATTCAACACTAACTGCCTGCTATGCTCCAGGGAATGCAATTTTTAATTTACCATCTGCACAAGCATCAATTAGTGGAACGCCAGGGGCAACATTTAGTTATTATGCAAATTTAGCAGATGCTAATGCAGGAAATGCAAACACTATTGCTACGCCAACGGCTTATTCAAGCCCTGGTGGACAAACTGTTTATGTGCTTGTAAAAAATGGATTTTGTTCAAAGGTTGCTCAGCTGCAGCTTATAAAAGCACCACAAATGACAGCTACAATAGCTCCTCCGACGGCTTTAACCTGTGCAAATTCACAAATAACTCTTAACGCTTCAACATCCGCATATCCTCCAGGATCTACATTCAACTGGACAACAACCGGAGGTAATATTGTGTCAGGAGGTAATACTTTAACTCCTATCGTAAATACGGCAGGAACATACACTCTGACCATTTCTAATACCTATCAACCTGGAAGTGTAGTCTGTACTGCTACTGCAACTGTTACCGTAATAGGAGATAGTGCACCTCCAACTACAACTCTTACTGCAACTAAAGTGTTGATCTGTGCCGGAGATACAGTAACCTTAACCGCTTCAGGTGGGACGACTTACAACTGGACGGGGTTACCGGGTACTGGAAATACACAAACTGTAACACCAGCTACTACAACTACTTATACTGTTACTGCTGTCGGAGCTAATGGGTGCGTTTCTCAGAATCCTGCAACCATAACAATTGTAGTTTCACAGCCCATTACAGTACAGAATGCAACATTGCTTAAATGCTACCAGCCAGGTAATCTAACATACGATCTTACTTCTGCTCAACCGCAAATAACCACTGTTGGAACTGCTACATTTGCATATTATGTAAATCTTGCAGATGCTAATGCGGGAAATGCAAATACGATTGCCACACCCACAGCTTATTCAACTCCGGGTAACGTAACCATTTATGTGTTAGTTAAAAATGGAGGATGTTCTTATGTTGTGAATTTACAATTATTAAAAACGGCAGAAACAACACTTACTATCGCCACTCCTCAAAGTATTACATGTACAACAACACAGCTGACCTTAAATGCTTCAGCTTCGATAGTTCCTGCAGGTTCTACCATAGTATGGACAACAGTCGGAGGTAATATTGTTTCAGGAGCGAATACATTAACGCCTGTAGTTAATGCAGGTGGAACCTATACTTTAACAGTACAGAATACTACACAGCCTGGAAACTTAAGTTGTACTTATACGGCGACAGTTACGGTAATAGAAAATAAAACGCCTCCGGTAGCCACTGTAATATCATCTCATCCACAGATTTGTGTGGGAGAATCTGTTACCTTAACGGCTAGTGGTGGAGTAACCTATAACTGGACAGGATTACCAGGTAATGGGAGTACACAAACTGTATCTCCGACAGTAACCACTACGTATACGGTATATGCAGTTGGGGCCAATGGATGTATTTCGGTGAATCCTGCAACAATTACCGTTATCGTTGGACCTCCTGTAGCTACTGTTAGTGCTTCAAAATCTAAAATCTGTGCAGGGGAATCTGTTACTTTGTTAGCTTCCGGCGGGATTACCTACAATTGGGTTGGATTGCCGGGTAATGGCAATACACAGGTCGTTTCTCCAACCGCTACCACTACGTATTCCGTATATGCATTGGGAGGAAATGGATGTAGCTCAATTAACCCTGCAACGATTACCATTGAAGTGGTACCAGCCATTACTTCTACCCTGGAAGATGTATATGTTTGTAAGGGAGATACTGGGACTTTAGATGCGGGAAGTGGACCTAACTATACGTATATTTGGAGTAATGGGGCAACAACTCAAACCATTTCAACAAATGTTACAGGGACCTATACCGTAACGATCAGTAACGGGACGTGTTCCAAAGCTTTTACAGCTCAATTATTGAATCCTAATTTACCACAATTTACCAATATTGTTTTTGAAAATCACGTTCTTACGTTAACGGCAACCAATCCTACTGGTGGTGTTTTAGAATATTCTATAGATGGAGGACTTACGTGGCAGAATTCAAATATATTTTATAATGTTCTAAACAATACAAATTATAATTTAATGGTAAGGGTGAAGGAAGCTAAATGTAGTACATCAATGAGTTACTTCACATTTGTAATTAGTAACGCTATTACACCTAATTCTGATGGACTCAATGATACAATTGATTTCTCGGGAATAAGTGATTATAATAATTTTGCAGCGTCAATCTTCAACAGATACGGTCAGGAACTCTTTAAAGCGACAAAACTGGAACCGATATGGAGAGGAAATGTAAAAGGACTTAATCTGCCTACAGCTACTTATTGGTATAGAGTGCAATGGGAAAATCCGGCAAGTAAAAAGCTGGAATTACGAACTGGCTGGATATTATTGAAAAATAGGAATTAA
- a CDS encoding choice-of-anchor L domain-containing protein, protein MKRYLLLFSFFLVSLNFYHSQNIYPRKVPKPKPNLAAKAGAFIDVNAPGYNESAFNITQLVKDVLISSGTNSCVTPNVSNVVVNPNLPASDANRAWGYFHKGTTNFPFKDGIVLVTGKANRTGNTYVDVDSPLSDLVGTGSDPDLVAATNPSVNLNDAVVLEFDFVPTSSQVKFNYLFASEEYTTSFPCSYSDAFALLLKPVAGAAPYVNMAVLPSGAGPVSVTNIHPDTQFSGSPLSCGAVNPTFFGGYNTTNIETNFNGRTVPLTATATVIPGQAYHFKMVLADAIDTSYDSAVFLEGGSFNIGVELLDPDGGTLPSDINVCDNVPQVLTASVSDPNMAYQWYYNGAIVQGATTNSIVATQPGTYTIEVSFPGNPCPGKASIQIHGGTTPTANDATLLLCTTPDVTTFDLIAAIPSITTTPNVVVHFYENQADALAQNNNYITTPLNYNGNDGQILYTVVSNGGFCSRLVKLTLAKEVTPTAHVVSTKLKICPGDSVSLTATGGVTYLWSNFTGTGNSQTVTLFNTTTFTVYAIGAKGCKSLQPATVTVEVVPEITSPLKDVEMCVGDRITLDAGAGPNYKYLWSTGETTQTIFVDQLGIYSVTIDNGYCTRVFTSKVMAATLPFINGLDYNNSNTLTITAVNPSINNNPGVLEYSIDNGVSWQTSNVFPGLLDNTTYHLQVRIVGTHCVGTLDFFTLKIANIITPNQDGVNDVLDLTSLGDFNNFTGSIYDRYGVEMFRFSKQTPIWDGTVGGKRLSTATYWYKFNFEYPKSKAQMNWSGWIMLKNRE, encoded by the coding sequence ATGAAGAGATATCTACTATTGTTTTCTTTTTTTTTAGTCTCGTTGAATTTTTATCATTCACAAAATATTTATCCTAGAAAAGTCCCGAAACCAAAACCTAATTTAGCTGCCAAAGCAGGAGCTTTTATTGATGTAAATGCTCCGGGATATAATGAATCGGCTTTTAATATTACGCAGCTTGTAAAGGATGTATTAATTTCTTCGGGAACAAATTCCTGTGTAACTCCCAATGTATCCAATGTTGTTGTAAATCCTAATTTGCCAGCCAGTGATGCCAACAGAGCTTGGGGATATTTTCATAAAGGGACCACGAACTTTCCATTTAAAGACGGAATTGTGTTAGTGACCGGAAAGGCAAATAGAACCGGAAATACCTACGTAGATGTTGATAGCCCTCTAAGTGATCTTGTTGGAACAGGAAGTGATCCTGACCTGGTTGCGGCTACTAATCCCTCAGTAAATTTAAATGATGCAGTAGTACTGGAATTTGATTTCGTTCCTACTTCTTCACAGGTGAAATTTAATTATTTATTTGCCTCTGAAGAATATACAACTTCGTTTCCTTGTAGCTATTCAGATGCATTTGCCTTATTGCTTAAACCTGTTGCGGGTGCAGCTCCTTATGTAAATATGGCTGTATTGCCAAGTGGGGCAGGACCCGTAAGTGTAACAAACATCCACCCGGATACCCAGTTTAGTGGAAGTCCGCTAAGTTGTGGTGCTGTTAACCCGACTTTTTTTGGAGGATATAATACCACGAATATTGAAACTAACTTTAACGGAAGAACCGTTCCTTTAACTGCTACAGCTACCGTTATTCCCGGACAGGCGTACCACTTTAAAATGGTTCTGGCAGATGCAATTGATACGAGTTATGACTCCGCAGTGTTTTTAGAAGGTGGATCTTTCAATATAGGTGTGGAACTATTAGATCCGGATGGAGGTACACTACCATCCGATATCAATGTGTGTGATAATGTTCCTCAGGTACTGACGGCATCAGTAAGTGATCCGAATATGGCTTATCAATGGTATTATAATGGAGCTATTGTACAGGGAGCTACAACTAACTCTATCGTTGCAACACAACCGGGAACTTATACTATTGAAGTAAGTTTCCCTGGAAACCCATGTCCGGGGAAAGCGTCTATTCAGATTCACGGGGGTACTACACCTACTGCGAATGATGCGACCTTGTTACTTTGTACAACACCGGATGTTACAACATTCGATCTTATTGCAGCAATTCCTTCAATTACTACGACCCCGAATGTTGTTGTTCATTTCTATGAAAATCAAGCTGACGCTTTAGCTCAAAACAACAATTATATTACAACTCCACTTAATTATAATGGTAATGATGGCCAGATCTTATATACAGTAGTATCTAATGGAGGATTCTGTAGTAGATTGGTTAAATTAACTTTGGCAAAAGAAGTGACCCCTACGGCTCATGTTGTTTCTACAAAACTTAAGATATGCCCAGGAGATTCGGTAAGCCTTACAGCAACAGGAGGGGTGACTTATTTATGGAGTAACTTTACAGGTACTGGTAACTCTCAGACGGTAACTTTATTCAATACAACAACATTTACAGTATATGCAATTGGGGCAAAAGGATGTAAATCACTTCAACCTGCTACGGTTACTGTAGAAGTGGTACCAGAAATTACCTCTCCATTGAAAGATGTTGAAATGTGTGTTGGGGATAGAATTACTTTAGATGCTGGTGCCGGTCCTAATTATAAGTACTTATGGAGTACAGGGGAAACGACTCAGACGATTTTTGTGGATCAATTGGGAATATATTCTGTTACCATTGATAACGGGTACTGTACAAGAGTTTTCACCTCCAAAGTAATGGCAGCAACATTGCCTTTTATTAACGGTTTAGATTATAACAACAGCAATACATTAACAATTACTGCCGTAAACCCGTCGATTAATAATAACCCGGGAGTACTGGAATATTCGATTGATAATGGAGTTTCCTGGCAAACTTCTAATGTATTTCCTGGACTACTGGATAACACTACCTACCATCTGCAGGTAAGAATAGTGGGAACTCATTGTGTAGGAACACTTGACTTCTTTACCTTAAAAATTGCTAATATTATCACTCCAAATCAGGATGGGGTTAATGATGTTCTTGATCTTACCTCGTTAGGGGACTTCAATAACTTTACCGGTTCTATTTATGATAGATATGGTGTTGAAATGTTCAGATTTTCTAAACAGACTCCGATCTGGGATGGAACAGTAGGAGGCAAGCGATTGTCAACGGCAACCTATTGGTATAAGTTTAATTTTGAGTATCCGAAATCAAAAGCTCAGATGAACTGGTCTGGCTGGATTATGCTTAAAAACAGAGAATAA
- the rsmA gene encoding 16S rRNA (adenine(1518)-N(6)/adenine(1519)-N(6))-dimethyltransferase RsmA, whose product MSVKAKKHLGQHFLTDENIARKIVEGLSFENYNNIMEVGPGMGVLTKYLLEKEQYIYLAEIDNESIEYLKKHYSKITEKNFVGDFLKQDFAFINNEQLAIIGNFPYNISSQILFKIIDHYELIPEMVGMFQKEVAERTAAVPRTKDYGILSVLIQAYYDVSYMFTVHENVFNPPPKVKSGVIKLSRNPKEGLAGNEVLFKQIVKAGFNQRRKKLSNSLKVLNIPEVLKTHEFLDKRAEELSVSDFISFTKQWKENL is encoded by the coding sequence TTGAGTGTAAAAGCAAAAAAACATCTCGGTCAACACTTCCTGACAGATGAGAATATAGCGAGAAAAATTGTAGAGGGCTTAAGCTTTGAAAACTACAATAACATTATGGAAGTTGGACCTGGTATGGGTGTTCTTACAAAATATCTTTTGGAAAAAGAGCAGTACATCTACCTTGCGGAAATAGATAACGAATCTATAGAATATTTAAAAAAGCACTATTCTAAGATCACAGAGAAAAATTTTGTGGGAGATTTCCTTAAGCAGGACTTTGCATTTATAAACAATGAGCAACTTGCTATTATTGGTAATTTCCCTTATAATATTTCTTCGCAGATCCTATTTAAAATTATAGATCATTATGAACTCATTCCTGAAATGGTAGGAATGTTTCAAAAGGAAGTTGCCGAAAGAACAGCAGCTGTTCCAAGAACAAAAGACTACGGAATTTTATCTGTCCTGATCCAGGCCTATTACGATGTTTCTTACATGTTCACGGTTCATGAAAATGTCTTCAACCCTCCTCCAAAAGTAAAATCAGGAGTTATTAAATTGTCCAGAAATCCTAAGGAAGGACTAGCAGGCAATGAAGTTCTATTTAAGCAGATCGTAAAAGCAGGATTTAACCAAAGAAGAAAGAAGCTTTCTAATTCCCTTAAAGTATTGAATATTCCGGAGGTTCTAAAAACTCACGAATTTCTGGATAAAAGAGCTGAAGAACTTAGTGTATCAGATTTCATATCCTTTACAAAACAATGGAAGGAGAATCTTTAA
- a CDS encoding cell division protein FtsX — MAKSVDEFNKKRLRSSNITVVISIALVLFLLGLMGLILINAQKYSDYIKEQLVVNAYFDENYDAKDSVKIAKLEEETFKKVQTLAPVKRATYISREMAAKEAKASMGIDSDALFEDNIFPSSIEVALKPEYVDPAKIDAAIKTLKSVPGIIDVKNNSTLMVDVYNNLNRILKWILGFSILFLVLAVVLINNSIRLKIFSKRFIIKTMQLVGAKRRFILKPFIVEALILGCIGSVIGLLALFGVWYYFTSQIGSTFVQDNQQYFWLVVLVFGVGIFITVLSTIVATWRFLRTNVDDLYYS, encoded by the coding sequence ATGGCGAAATCTGTAGATGAATTTAATAAGAAAAGACTTAGGTCCAGCAATATTACAGTGGTAATTAGTATTGCCTTAGTGCTATTTTTGTTAGGATTAATGGGATTGATTTTAATTAATGCCCAGAAATATTCTGACTATATCAAAGAGCAATTAGTTGTAAATGCGTATTTCGATGAAAACTATGATGCTAAGGACTCTGTGAAAATTGCGAAACTCGAAGAAGAAACTTTTAAAAAAGTACAGACTTTAGCTCCTGTGAAAAGAGCAACCTATATTTCAAGGGAAATGGCTGCTAAAGAAGCCAAAGCAAGTATGGGGATTGACAGTGATGCACTTTTTGAAGATAACATCTTTCCTTCATCTATAGAAGTGGCTTTAAAACCTGAATATGTAGATCCTGCTAAAATTGATGCAGCTATAAAAACATTAAAATCTGTTCCGGGTATAATAGATGTGAAGAACAACAGTACCCTGATGGTAGATGTTTATAATAACCTGAATAGGATATTAAAATGGATCTTAGGATTTTCTATACTCTTCCTTGTTTTAGCGGTAGTTTTAATCAACAATTCAATACGTTTGAAGATATTCTCTAAGAGATTTATTATTAAAACCATGCAGCTGGTAGGTGCAAAGAGAAGGTTTATTTTGAAACCATTTATTGTGGAAGCCCTAATTTTAGGATGTATAGGTTCTGTTATTGGACTTCTTGCATTATTTGGGGTATGGTACTATTTCACGAGTCAGATTGGATCTACATTCGTTCAAGATAATCAACAGTATTTCTGGCTGGTTGTATTAGTATTTGGAGTTGGAATTTTTATTACGGTACTAAGTACGATTGTTGCAACATGGAGATTCTTAAGAACAAACGTTGACGACTTATATTATTCTTAA
- a CDS encoding DUF3098 domain-containing protein: protein MSKKTNKFSAAEFGTDTKAPQENAFYFGQQNFKWMLIGLAFIVVGFLLMMGADANTVDGKYDPNSWNDGIFSIRRIRIAPLFVVIGFAIEVYAILKRK from the coding sequence ATGAGCAAAAAAACAAATAAATTTTCTGCAGCAGAGTTTGGTACTGATACTAAAGCTCCACAGGAAAACGCATTTTATTTCGGACAGCAAAATTTTAAATGGATGCTGATCGGATTAGCATTTATAGTGGTTGGTTTTCTACTTATGATGGGGGCGGATGCAAATACTGTAGATGGTAAATACGATCCGAATTCCTGGAACGATGGTATTTTCTCTATTCGTAGAATCAGAATAGCTCCGTTGTTTGTGGTGATCGGTTTCGCGATCGAAGTATATGCGATTTTAAAAAGAAAATAA
- a CDS encoding undecaprenyl-diphosphate phosphatase, with the protein MDLFKAIIIAIIEGLTEYLPISSTAHMGFTASLMGLPEDEFLKMFQVSIQFGAILSVVVAYWKKFFDFNNIKFYYKLAFAVVPALALGYLFDDKIEAILGNQIAISSVLVLGGIVLLFADKWFKNPVIDDEKGITIKKAVTIGFWQCLAMMPGTSRSAASIIGGMTQGLTRKAAAEFSFFLAVPTMLAVTVYSVFVKTWGKETATPQKGYEMILSSHDHLTIFIVGNVVAFIVALIAIKAFIGVLNKYGFKPWGWYRIFVGIALLIYFYFFK; encoded by the coding sequence ATGGATTTATTCAAAGCAATAATTATTGCCATCATAGAAGGTCTTACTGAGTATCTTCCAATTTCTTCTACTGCTCATATGGGTTTTACAGCCAGCTTAATGGGATTACCGGAGGATGAGTTTTTAAAGATGTTTCAGGTTTCTATTCAGTTTGGTGCTATTTTATCGGTAGTAGTTGCTTACTGGAAGAAATTCTTTGACTTTAATAATATTAAATTTTATTATAAACTGGCCTTTGCAGTAGTACCTGCTTTAGCTTTAGGGTATCTTTTTGATGATAAGATTGAAGCAATTCTTGGTAATCAGATTGCGATCTCATCTGTTTTGGTTTTAGGTGGGATTGTTCTTTTGTTTGCAGATAAGTGGTTTAAAAACCCGGTAATTGATGATGAAAAAGGGATTACCATTAAAAAAGCAGTTACAATAGGATTTTGGCAATGTCTTGCCATGATGCCGGGAACCAGTAGAAGTGCTGCCTCTATCATTGGAGGGATGACTCAGGGGCTGACCAGAAAGGCGGCTGCAGAATTCTCATTCTTTTTAGCTGTTCCTACTATGCTCGCTGTTACCGTATATTCCGTTTTTGTGAAAACATGGGGGAAAGAAACGGCTACCCCTCAAAAAGGATACGAGATGATTCTGTCATCACATGATCATCTTACTATTTTTATAGTGGGAAATGTAGTGGCATTTATTGTTGCATTAATTGCTATTAAAGCTTTTATTGGAGTACTTAATAAATATGGTTTCAAACCTTGGGGCTGGTACCGTATTTTCGTTGGAATAGCCTTGCTTATTTATTTTTATTTTTTCAAGTAA
- the truB gene encoding tRNA pseudouridine(55) synthase TruB: protein MTSEELQSGYIFLLDKPLDWTSFQAVNKMKYKLKSEFNLPKKFKIGHAGTLDPRATGLLIVCTGKFTKKIPEIQDAPKEYWTEIKIGVQTESYDTEKPEILHQDISNISEEQIKEALHKFIGEIDQKPPVFSAIKIDGKRAYNLARAGEEVEMKSRKTTILYLNNIKIDLPLVSFTVGCSKGTYIRSLAHDIGQELGVGAYLTQLRRTKIGEYMIENGTDQFLENDFKFESIYTDI from the coding sequence GTGACTAGCGAAGAATTACAATCAGGATATATTTTTTTATTAGATAAACCATTGGATTGGACTTCATTTCAAGCGGTAAATAAAATGAAATATAAACTCAAAAGTGAGTTTAACCTTCCTAAAAAATTTAAAATAGGACATGCAGGGACTTTAGATCCTAGAGCAACGGGATTGCTTATCGTATGTACCGGGAAATTTACAAAGAAGATCCCTGAAATACAGGATGCTCCCAAAGAATACTGGACGGAAATTAAAATAGGGGTACAAACTGAATCTTACGATACTGAAAAACCTGAGATTCTTCATCAAGATATTTCAAATATTTCTGAAGAGCAGATCAAAGAGGCGTTACACAAATTCATAGGTGAGATAGATCAGAAACCACCCGTATTTTCGGCAATAAAAATCGATGGTAAAAGAGCTTACAATCTTGCAAGGGCAGGAGAGGAAGTAGAGATGAAATCCCGGAAGACCACTATTCTTTATCTTAACAATATTAAGATCGACCTTCCATTAGTAAGTTTCACTGTAGGATGTTCCAAAGGAACCTATATCAGAAGTCTTGCTCATGATATTGGACAGGAATTAGGTGTAGGAGCCTATCTGACTCAATTAAGAAGAACAAAAATTGGGGAATATATGATAGAGAATGGGACGGATCAATTTTTAGAAAACGATTTTAAGTTTGAAAGTATATATACCGATATCTAG
- the rluF gene encoding 23S rRNA pseudouridine(2604) synthase RluF, whose product MEKTRINKYLSEVGFCSRRAADKLLEEGRIKINGKIPELGTKISDEDIVEVDGKPIRESEEKPVYIAFNKPVGIVCTTDTKREKNNIVDYINHSKRIFPIGRLDKPSEGLILLTNDGDIVNKILRARNNHEKEYLVRVDKPINPRFLDKMRNGVPILDTVTKKCEVEKVDDMTFRIILTQGLNRQIRRMCEYLGYEVKKLKRIRIMNIKLDLPPGKWRDLTDEELGALNELLEDSSKTVE is encoded by the coding sequence ATGGAAAAAACACGAATTAATAAATACTTATCAGAAGTTGGTTTCTGCTCACGAAGAGCAGCTGATAAACTATTGGAGGAAGGAAGAATAAAGATCAACGGGAAAATTCCTGAATTGGGAACAAAAATTTCCGATGAAGATATTGTAGAAGTAGATGGTAAGCCAATTCGTGAGTCAGAAGAGAAACCAGTTTATATTGCTTTCAATAAACCTGTCGGGATCGTTTGTACAACAGATACTAAAAGGGAAAAAAATAATATTGTCGATTATATCAACCATTCTAAAAGGATCTTTCCTATTGGAAGATTAGATAAACCCAGTGAAGGACTTATTCTTCTTACCAATGACGGAGATATCGTAAATAAGATCTTAAGAGCCAGAAATAATCATGAAAAAGAATATCTGGTAAGAGTTGATAAACCCATTAATCCAAGATTTTTGGATAAAATGAGAAATGGGGTTCCGATTTTGGACACTGTGACAAAAAAATGTGAAGTTGAGAAAGTAGATGATATGACCTTCAGGATCATTCTTACACAAGGGCTTAACAGGCAGATCCGTCGCATGTGTGAATATCTTGGTTATGAGGTGAAAAAGCTTAAAAGAATCCGTATTATGAACATCAAATTAGATTTACCTCCGGGAAAATGGAGGGATCTAACGGATGAAGAATTGGGTGCTTTAAATGAACTTCTTGAGGATTCCAGTAAAACGGTAGAGTAA